From the genome of Vibrio porteresiae DSM 19223, one region includes:
- a CDS encoding multidrug effflux MFS transporter, whose product MSHRLQTSQPVLGKNGMMFFLIIISAFPPLTIDLYLPALPEMTHIFNTQQALVNLTLSGYFVTYAVGLLIWGPLSEKFGRKPILLSGLFIYMIASLCCSLAGNIEQLIAARVLQALGGSAVTVVSTSIVKDLYSGRERERVMATIMSLVTIAPMVAPVLGAFILQVASWRIVFVALAIFGAFATLLALCYKETLVSRYTGSIIYSWGRLAVVIKNRHFVILLAIFSITPMAMMAFLAAGSYIYINDFGLTEQQFSYAFAFNALCASFGPTMYIKISRHVQVTKLITYSFLLLSCAGVLTLTVAHLSPWFFAFICAPATLTVIMVRVPGMNLMLDQQEHDTGSAVALIQFFGMISGSIGMVLVSLKPDSLINNLGVIQLCVGLLGGALWLMARHRPFVTEKLPK is encoded by the coding sequence ATGAGTCATCGCTTACAAACATCTCAGCCCGTTTTAGGGAAGAACGGCATGATGTTCTTCCTGATTATTATCAGTGCCTTCCCACCTTTGACTATCGATCTCTATTTGCCAGCACTGCCGGAAATGACCCATATCTTTAATACCCAGCAAGCCTTGGTCAACCTCACTTTAAGTGGCTATTTCGTCACTTATGCGGTTGGCTTATTGATTTGGGGGCCTCTAAGTGAAAAGTTTGGTCGTAAACCTATCCTACTTAGTGGGCTTTTCATTTACATGATTGCGAGTCTTTGCTGTTCTCTGGCGGGCAATATTGAACAATTAATTGCTGCGCGCGTGCTGCAGGCTCTAGGCGGCAGTGCAGTTACCGTGGTCTCCACATCAATAGTCAAAGATTTATACTCTGGGCGAGAACGTGAAAGGGTCATGGCGACCATCATGTCACTGGTCACTATCGCTCCAATGGTTGCTCCGGTGTTGGGGGCGTTTATTCTACAGGTGGCTTCATGGCGGATTGTCTTTGTTGCTTTAGCGATATTCGGTGCTTTTGCGACGCTCCTTGCGCTCTGTTATAAGGAAACCTTGGTAAGTCGTTACACTGGCTCGATTATCTACTCTTGGGGACGACTGGCGGTGGTTATTAAAAACCGCCACTTTGTGATTTTGTTGGCGATTTTTTCCATCACGCCGATGGCGATGATGGCTTTTTTGGCGGCAGGTTCTTATATCTACATCAATGACTTTGGTTTAACTGAGCAACAATTTAGCTATGCGTTTGCGTTTAACGCGCTATGTGCTTCGTTTGGCCCAACCATGTACATCAAAATCTCCCGTCATGTTCAGGTGACTAAGCTCATTACCTACAGCTTTTTGCTGCTCTCCTGTGCTGGCGTGCTGACGTTAACGGTGGCGCATCTATCGCCTTGGTTCTTTGCGTTTATCTGCGCCCCTGCGACCTTAACCGTCATAATGGTGCGCGTACCGGGGATGAATTTAATGCTGGATCAACAAGAGCACGATACGGGCTCTGCCGTCGCATTGATCCAGTTCTTTGGCATGATTTCAGGTTCTATCGGTATGGTTTTGGTGTCGTTAAAACCAGACAGTTTAATTAACAACCTCGGCGTGATTCAGCTCTGCGTCGGACTGCTGGGTGGCGCGCTATGGCTGATGGCTCGTCATCGCCCGTTTGTCACCGAAAAACTGCCTAAATAA
- a CDS encoding sensor domain-containing diguanylate cyclase, whose amino-acid sequence MEHTQPTNQAKIAHLTREPIPIDIDALLDAVAKALPVSHVKVAILDDYYEHFAQWFDGTIHPTDSDDESQQAVLTQQSVIVSPSKWVKETPKRRFFAGVPLVVEHTAIGLIYAEDKYAEDKYAEDEHTEDEKACQLSSADLAPLVALGASLSSYLSLLKQQLDLQEEHQLIENSPAVIMQWQISGGLSLHYASNNLEQIFGLPVEQLRQHKAIFEDYIDPKSLNNFAFLMSVHRDGVQNADAQFELRNPQGETFWVKMISKAFFEQGHLDAVHALLIDYTAKRFMEQKLREANQQMRILLEASDLATWDYDVANDHLSVNQYCYDMLGIEPDLFGSSRHFWHSLIHPADRTKMDQAFHQHIIGKETAMLTTYRIKHANGEWVWLESYGKIVQRDAKHNALRVAGTHRNITQKKKIELLQEKQHQLLSFINKAMSAYLQDHDLSNACRKVLPELTEIADSEFAFIGQMRMKEGKEALFIHATSELAWNNQAQVLLELYHQRQLYFTNLDNLFGSVIRTESIVISNEPSTHSAAKGTPKGHPKIFRFMGLPIKLQGKVVGMIGFANKLDNYSDQDAAFLSPLTDALAGLYYSVEMEEARNQAEAQLKRMAMSDPLTGLYNRRALEEHFAQHDAVNSSYALAILDVDHFKQINDQHGHMVGDQVLKAIASRLGNQVRSDDLIARIGGEEFAIVIHSDNQQVLHERLNEMRLSLANDEIVCEQLVLNVTVSIGAHFVVKGSQSTWEEQIKAADQALYKAKGLGRNRVVWSA is encoded by the coding sequence ATGGAGCATACGCAGCCGACCAATCAAGCCAAAATTGCACATCTAACGAGAGAACCGATACCGATAGACATCGATGCGTTGCTCGATGCCGTTGCCAAAGCCTTACCTGTATCCCACGTTAAGGTCGCCATCTTGGATGACTATTATGAGCACTTTGCTCAGTGGTTTGATGGCACAATTCACCCAACGGATAGTGATGATGAAAGTCAGCAAGCGGTGCTAACTCAACAATCCGTGATTGTCTCGCCCTCAAAGTGGGTTAAGGAGACGCCAAAGCGCCGCTTTTTTGCTGGTGTGCCGTTGGTGGTTGAGCATACAGCGATTGGGCTTATCTATGCAGAAGATAAGTACGCCGAAGATAAGTACGCAGAGGATGAGCATACCGAGGATGAGAAGGCGTGCCAGCTAAGTTCAGCTGACCTTGCACCGTTAGTGGCACTCGGAGCGTCGCTGTCGAGTTATCTGAGTTTGTTGAAGCAGCAATTGGATTTGCAAGAAGAGCATCAACTTATCGAAAACTCGCCAGCGGTGATTATGCAATGGCAAATCTCCGGCGGTTTAAGCCTTCATTACGCCTCAAATAATCTGGAACAAATCTTTGGCTTGCCTGTCGAGCAACTGCGTCAGCATAAAGCGATTTTTGAAGATTATATCGATCCCAAGAGTTTGAATAATTTTGCCTTTTTAATGAGTGTGCACCGTGACGGCGTGCAAAATGCCGATGCGCAATTTGAGTTACGTAATCCGCAAGGGGAAACCTTTTGGGTCAAGATGATCAGTAAAGCGTTTTTCGAACAAGGTCACCTTGATGCGGTGCATGCCTTACTGATTGATTACACCGCCAAACGGTTTATGGAACAAAAGCTCCGTGAAGCCAATCAGCAAATGCGTATCTTACTTGAAGCATCTGACCTTGCGACATGGGATTATGATGTGGCTAACGATCATCTCTCAGTGAATCAGTACTGTTACGATATGTTAGGTATTGAGCCTGACCTGTTTGGTTCAAGTCGCCATTTTTGGCATAGCCTGATTCATCCAGCGGATCGCACAAAAATGGATCAAGCTTTCCATCAGCATATTATTGGTAAAGAAACCGCGATGCTCACCACTTATCGAATTAAGCATGCTAATGGTGAGTGGGTCTGGTTAGAGAGCTACGGTAAAATTGTTCAACGCGATGCAAAACACAACGCCCTGCGTGTGGCAGGCACCCATCGCAATATCACACAAAAGAAAAAAATCGAATTATTGCAAGAGAAGCAGCATCAACTGCTGAGCTTTATAAATAAAGCCATGAGCGCTTATCTGCAGGATCACGATCTCTCTAACGCTTGTCGTAAAGTTCTCCCCGAGTTAACCGAAATTGCGGACAGTGAATTTGCCTTTATTGGTCAAATGCGCATGAAAGAGGGGAAAGAGGCGCTGTTTATTCATGCGACCTCTGAGCTGGCGTGGAATAATCAGGCGCAAGTTTTATTGGAGCTTTACCATCAGCGCCAACTCTATTTCACCAATCTCGACAATCTGTTTGGCAGCGTGATTCGCACCGAAAGCATTGTCATCAGTAATGAGCCATCCACTCATAGTGCCGCTAAGGGCACGCCTAAAGGGCATCCGAAAATCTTTCGCTTTATGGGCTTACCGATTAAGTTGCAAGGCAAAGTGGTCGGCATGATTGGATTTGCCAATAAGCTCGACAACTACAGTGATCAAGATGCGGCCTTTCTCTCTCCGTTAACCGACGCGTTAGCCGGGCTCTATTATTCAGTTGAGATGGAAGAGGCGCGTAACCAGGCTGAAGCGCAATTAAAACGGATGGCAATGAGTGATCCTTTAACTGGGCTTTATAACCGCCGTGCATTGGAAGAACATTTTGCGCAGCATGACGCGGTCAATAGCAGTTATGCGTTGGCGATTCTCGATGTCGACCATTTTAAACAGATTAACGACCAACACGGTCATATGGTGGGTGATCAAGTACTAAAAGCGATCGCCAGCCGTTTAGGTAATCAGGTTCGCAGTGACGATTTAATTGCCCGCATCGGTGGTGAAGAGTTTGCCATTGTTATTCATAGTGATAATCAACAAGTGCTCCATGAGCGATTGAACGAGATGCGCTTGAGCTTAGCCAATGATGAGATTGTCTGTGAGCAGTTGGTACTCAATGTCACTGTCAGTATCGGGGCTCATTTTGTGGTGAAAGGCTCGCAATCAACGTGGGAAGAGCAAATTAAAGCGGCCGACCAAGCGCTTTATAAAGCCAAGGGGTTAGGACGTAATCGTGTGGTTTGGAGTGCTTAG
- a CDS encoding MmcQ/YjbR family DNA-binding protein, with protein sequence MTIKRDLTQYIANQYGISPDFPWAKYPDTAVFRHTNSRKWFGLVTAIPRTTLGLKSDGIVDILNVKCPPEMVMSLRASPGFFPAYHMNKEHWVTLLLDGTIEQDELLFFLNQSFSLTQG encoded by the coding sequence ATGACGATAAAGAGAGATCTCACGCAGTACATTGCAAACCAATACGGGATAAGCCCAGATTTTCCATGGGCCAAATATCCCGATACGGCGGTATTTCGCCATACCAACAGTCGAAAATGGTTTGGTTTAGTCACTGCGATACCGAGAACGACGCTGGGTCTGAAAAGTGACGGTATAGTCGATATTCTCAATGTCAAATGCCCGCCGGAGATGGTCATGAGTTTACGAGCATCACCTGGCTTCTTTCCTGCTTATCACATGAACAAAGAGCATTGGGTCACTTTGCTTTTGGATGGGACGATTGAGCAAGACGAGCTGCTTTTTTTCCTTAACCAGAGTTTCTCTCTTACTCAAGGCTAA
- a CDS encoding OmpA family protein, with the protein MKTKFAFTLLASLIGGSLLAQSAFADVYVGGRAGYSFLDDACHQTSDCDDDSGAAGLFMGYQANDWLGVELGADWLGDQGINYMKNGSLHHADHNLSAISLAPKFSYPINQDVDLFAKVGAAYMQYGNANDVVPTGAVGAEYHISKKWDARVSYQRYQNMDDGVFDGMDTNLVSVGFSYKLGQSEPEVQPIAQTEPAPVQEVQPEPQVAPEPAPEPVPQTKWVVKEHGLKNNQGLFELNSAKLTEGGKEAFQPLIATLLKYPEAQATITGYTDSTGSKDYNLQLSKKRAQAVADYLVENGVNPDKLTVDGLGEKDPIATNKTLDGRKQNRRVEITIPQFKYKVKETVTPAATPAAV; encoded by the coding sequence ATGAAAACTAAATTCGCCTTTACTCTTCTTGCCAGCCTAATCGGTGGTAGTCTGTTGGCTCAAAGTGCATTTGCTGATGTCTATGTGGGTGGTCGTGCTGGCTACTCTTTCCTCGATGATGCTTGCCACCAAACAAGCGATTGTGATGATGACAGTGGTGCGGCGGGTCTCTTTATGGGATACCAAGCCAACGATTGGTTAGGCGTTGAACTTGGCGCAGATTGGCTTGGCGACCAAGGTATTAACTACATGAAAAATGGCTCTTTGCACCATGCAGACCATAATCTTTCCGCCATTTCCCTTGCCCCTAAATTCTCTTACCCGATTAACCAAGATGTTGATCTATTCGCCAAAGTTGGTGCAGCTTACATGCAGTATGGCAATGCGAACGATGTGGTACCAACAGGTGCAGTTGGTGCGGAATACCATATTTCGAAAAAATGGGATGCGCGCGTCTCTTATCAACGTTACCAAAATATGGACGACGGCGTGTTTGATGGCATGGACACCAACTTAGTCAGCGTCGGCTTCAGCTACAAACTGGGCCAATCTGAACCAGAAGTACAACCTATCGCCCAAACCGAGCCGGCGCCAGTTCAAGAAGTGCAACCTGAACCCCAAGTGGCACCAGAACCTGCTCCAGAGCCCGTTCCTCAAACCAAATGGGTCGTCAAAGAACATGGTCTTAAAAACAACCAAGGCCTCTTTGAACTTAACAGCGCTAAGCTGACTGAAGGGGGTAAAGAAGCCTTCCAACCTCTGATTGCGACTCTGCTGAAATACCCTGAAGCGCAAGCCACTATCACAGGTTATACCGACTCAACAGGTTCCAAAGACTACAACCTGCAGTTGTCTAAAAAACGGGCTCAAGCTGTTGCTGACTACCTAGTAGAAAACGGCGTTAACCCAGACAAACTGACCGTTGATGGCCTTGGTGAAAAAGATCCAATCGCGACCAACAAAACCCTGGATGGTCGTAAACAAAACCGTCGCGTGGAGATCACCATTCCTCAATTTAAGTACAAAGTGAAAGAGACTGTGACTCCGGCAGCAACACCAGCCGCGGTTTAA
- a CDS encoding putative acyl-CoA thioester hydrolase translates to MLKPVASLIASALLVAGANAANSSDFVNSPEHPVLTAAEQKPFTVERYLTLNQDRWVPEAVTMAETAFVVGEPRSPAPYHTVQQAINAALAQHKGDEPIAIKVLPGRYVGTVYIPQDAPAMTIYGAGDDANKVVLSLAIDSMISPQEYQTLVGSQGEYQASDPAWYMYQNCAQTPNKVVTTVCSAVVWSQSDRFTLANLTIENSMLDGIGAGTHQGVALRTDGDKVLLDNVRLLGRQDTFFVNNADKDNQYNTERHTRAYIRNSYIEGDVDYVFGRAQAVFDQVEFHTVSSRNVSSAYVFAPDTLPNSTYGFLVTQSKLSCDSGFTHFAPKLGRAWEQGASKTGYLPGKTANGQLLITQSQIETCYDVNQPWGAAATTNRAFTGNAAKQRDLNDVNHNRLWLYNNKLVKGF, encoded by the coding sequence ATGCTAAAACCCGTTGCTTCTCTTATCGCTTCTGCGCTTTTGGTCGCGGGCGCGAACGCTGCAAACAGCAGCGATTTTGTAAACTCTCCCGAACATCCGGTATTAACGGCTGCAGAGCAGAAGCCATTTACCGTCGAACGCTATTTAACCCTAAACCAAGACCGTTGGGTGCCAGAAGCGGTGACGATGGCAGAGACGGCTTTTGTGGTCGGTGAGCCGCGTAGTCCAGCACCGTATCACACAGTGCAGCAAGCCATTAATGCGGCACTGGCTCAACATAAAGGCGATGAGCCGATTGCGATTAAAGTACTGCCCGGTCGCTATGTTGGCACGGTCTACATTCCACAAGATGCCCCCGCGATGACCATTTATGGGGCAGGCGATGACGCTAACAAAGTGGTGCTGAGCTTAGCGATTGACTCGATGATTTCGCCCCAAGAGTATCAAACCTTAGTCGGTAGCCAAGGGGAATACCAAGCGAGCGACCCTGCTTGGTATATGTACCAAAACTGTGCTCAGACACCGAATAAAGTGGTCACCACCGTGTGCTCTGCGGTCGTGTGGAGTCAAAGCGATCGCTTTACCTTAGCCAACTTAACGATAGAAAATAGCATGTTAGATGGTATCGGTGCGGGCACTCACCAAGGTGTCGCTTTGCGCACCGATGGGGATAAAGTGCTATTGGATAACGTGCGGTTACTGGGACGACAAGACACCTTCTTTGTCAACAACGCCGATAAAGACAACCAGTATAATACTGAGCGTCATACTCGTGCCTATATTCGTAACAGCTACATTGAAGGGGATGTTGACTATGTATTTGGCCGCGCTCAAGCGGTATTTGATCAAGTCGAATTTCATACCGTCTCATCAAGAAATGTCTCTTCTGCCTATGTGTTTGCGCCAGATACCTTACCTAACTCCACCTATGGCTTTTTAGTCACACAAAGCAAGCTTTCTTGTGATTCAGGCTTTACCCATTTTGCACCTAAGTTGGGACGGGCATGGGAACAAGGGGCAAGTAAAACGGGCTATTTGCCGGGCAAAACGGCCAATGGTCAACTGCTGATCACCCAAAGTCAAATTGAGACTTGTTATGACGTGAACCAACCTTGGGGAGCAGCTGCTACCACTAACCGAGCATTTACGGGAAACGCAGCTAAGCAGCGCGATCTCAACGACGTTAATCACAACCGTCTCTGGCTGTATAACAACAAATTGGTCAAAGGTTTTTAG
- a CDS encoding PadR family transcriptional regulator: MMRVLKYAILGLLNRHPMTGYDIAKDFKHELAEFWHANHSQIYTELKKLHDEQLVTFDIEISGEVLEKKQYSITAAGKADLLNWLHQDELMSKTAKDPFRVRMYFCNFLPLDTRIALLTHQKELHAAKLAKLQTTALQYPSVPQVDSDRFGDFIILEGAIIREKGFIEWCERCIGYCVAAQSQ, translated from the coding sequence ATGATGAGAGTACTGAAGTACGCCATTCTTGGTTTACTAAATCGCCATCCAATGACGGGATATGATATTGCAAAGGATTTTAAACATGAGTTAGCTGAATTTTGGCACGCTAACCATAGTCAAATTTACACCGAGCTAAAAAAACTCCATGACGAGCAGCTCGTGACCTTTGATATTGAAATCAGCGGCGAAGTACTAGAGAAGAAGCAATATTCCATCACTGCCGCAGGCAAAGCCGATCTCCTCAATTGGCTGCACCAAGATGAGTTAATGAGCAAAACCGCTAAAGACCCATTTCGGGTGAGAATGTATTTCTGTAACTTTCTGCCGCTCGATACGCGAATTGCTCTTTTAACACACCAAAAAGAACTTCATGCAGCCAAGCTTGCTAAGTTACAAACGACTGCTTTGCAATACCCTAGCGTTCCTCAAGTCGACAGTGACCGTTTCGGTGACTTTATTATCCTTGAAGGTGCCATCATTCGTGAAAAAGGCTTTATTGAATGGTGTGAGCGCTGCATTGGTTACTGCGTGGCAGCACAAAGTCAATAG
- a CDS encoding DHCW motif cupin fold protein: protein MEDIGIPFQTIDWSSIPKQEHYGTHGIAYWQTVQFPGLRVRIVEYTAGYLADHWCQKGHIVYCLEGKVVNEQENGESCVLTPGMSYIVSDDLSSHRSVTEHGVKLLIIDGDFLKLDK from the coding sequence ATGGAAGATATCGGAATCCCTTTTCAGACCATTGACTGGTCAAGCATTCCTAAGCAAGAACACTATGGTACTCACGGTATTGCTTATTGGCAGACCGTTCAGTTTCCCGGATTGCGTGTTCGTATCGTGGAATACACCGCAGGTTACTTGGCTGACCATTGGTGTCAGAAAGGCCATATTGTGTACTGCCTTGAAGGCAAGGTGGTTAATGAACAAGAAAATGGCGAGTCTTGCGTATTAACACCAGGTATGTCCTATATCGTATCTGATGACTTAAGCTCACATCGCTCAGTGACGGAACATGGCGTTAAGCTACTCATTATTGATGGTGATTTTCTTAAGTTGGACAAATAA
- a CDS encoding DUF4405 domain-containing protein, protein MMKMQRPYLSPFLLVCYLSTSITGILMLLHVGFPAIHPIHEWGGVAFVIGGLLHLILNWRALTTYFKPKLRFTVFIPEQERPRRQRLGGAQTSMVTSPSTLTGSSMVTNSRTIASNSANSEAELSAPTAIIASSQ, encoded by the coding sequence ATGATGAAAATGCAACGTCCTTACTTAAGCCCATTTTTGCTGGTCTGCTATTTGTCGACGTCAATAACCGGGATATTGATGCTGCTGCATGTGGGATTTCCGGCCATCCACCCAATTCACGAATGGGGCGGCGTAGCGTTTGTTATCGGCGGCCTGCTCCATTTGATATTGAACTGGCGCGCATTAACCACTTACTTCAAGCCTAAGCTCCGCTTTACGGTATTCATACCAGAACAAGAGCGACCTAGGCGTCAACGGTTAGGCGGAGCACAAACCAGTATGGTAACGAGTCCCAGTACGTTAACTGGCTCCAGCATGGTAACTAACTCCAGAACAATAGCTAGCAATAGTGCCAACAGCGAAGCTGAGCTTTCCGCCCCAACAGCAATCATTGCCTCTTCACAATAA
- the dbpA gene encoding ATP-dependent RNA helicase DbpA translates to MGKILQTKTDFRSLALKPSLLSTLDDLGFTSMTPIQAQSLPHILAGKDVLAQAKTGSGKTAAFGLGILNHLDVKRFRVQSLVLCPTRELADQVASELRRFARGIHNIKILTLCGGVAIGPQIGSLEHGAHIIVGTPGRVLDHLDKGRLNLDNLTQFVLDEADRMLEMGFSEALETIERYMPMQRQNLLFSATFPGPIEEMAREMMNEPVTVKIESTEDKVNIEQKFYQVTDALSRQEATRMLLTQFQPESAVVFCNTKRETQELANYLSDVGFDAKALHGDLEQRERDQALALFALKCVNVLVATDVAARGLDIDALDLVVNHHMAHDTETHVHRMGRTGRAGAKGLALSFVGPKDEMKLSLLEDRFGPQSFTRLPEQQEIEDFPAKAAMTCIRIEGGKKQKLRPGDILGALTAGNEMSGADVGKIQVHDIWSYVAVQRPKAKLALAKISNGKMKGKSFRARFMS, encoded by the coding sequence ATGGGAAAAATTTTGCAAACCAAGACTGATTTTCGTTCTCTCGCACTTAAGCCTTCACTGCTCAGTACGCTTGATGATTTAGGTTTTACCTCAATGACACCAATTCAAGCCCAATCTTTACCGCACATTTTGGCGGGTAAAGATGTGTTGGCGCAGGCGAAAACAGGCTCGGGTAAAACTGCAGCATTCGGTTTGGGGATTTTAAACCATCTGGATGTGAAGCGTTTTCGCGTTCAGTCGTTGGTATTGTGCCCAACGCGTGAATTGGCGGATCAAGTAGCCAGTGAATTGCGTCGTTTCGCTCGTGGTATTCACAACATTAAAATCTTAACGCTGTGTGGTGGTGTTGCCATCGGTCCACAAATCGGCTCGTTAGAACATGGTGCGCACATTATTGTAGGTACGCCAGGTCGCGTGTTAGACCACTTGGATAAAGGTCGTCTAAACCTAGATAACTTGACTCAGTTTGTTTTGGATGAAGCAGACCGCATGTTAGAGATGGGCTTTTCTGAAGCACTAGAGACCATTGAGCGTTACATGCCAATGCAGCGTCAAAACCTGCTGTTCAGCGCGACTTTCCCTGGGCCAATTGAAGAGATGGCTCGCGAGATGATGAACGAACCTGTGACAGTAAAAATTGAGAGCACAGAAGATAAAGTCAATATCGAGCAGAAATTCTATCAAGTGACCGATGCGTTGAGCCGCCAAGAAGCGACTCGTATGTTGCTGACGCAATTCCAACCAGAAAGTGCGGTAGTGTTCTGTAATACCAAACGTGAAACGCAAGAGTTAGCTAACTACCTTAGCGATGTTGGCTTCGATGCTAAAGCGCTGCATGGTGACTTAGAGCAACGTGAACGTGACCAAGCGTTGGCGCTTTTCGCTCTTAAATGCGTGAACGTGCTGGTGGCGACCGATGTTGCCGCGCGTGGTTTAGACATCGACGCGTTGGATTTGGTGGTAAACCATCATATGGCGCACGATACGGAAACTCATGTCCACCGTATGGGCCGTACTGGTCGCGCTGGTGCGAAAGGCTTGGCGTTGAGCTTTGTCGGTCCTAAAGATGAGATGAAACTTTCGCTGTTAGAAGATCGTTTCGGTCCACAATCATTTACTCGTCTGCCTGAGCAGCAAGAGATTGAAGATTTCCCAGCCAAAGCAGCAATGACCTGTATCCGTATTGAAGGCGGTAAGAAACAGAAGCTGCGTCCTGGTGATATCCTAGGTGCACTGACGGCGGGTAACGAAATGTCTGGTGCTGACGTAGGTAAGATCCAAGTTCATGATATTTGGTCTTATGTTGCTGTGCAGCGTCCTAAAGCAAAATTGGCTTTGGCAAAAATCAGCAACGGCAAGATGAAAGGTAAATCTTTCCGCGCCCGTTTTATGTCTTAA
- a CDS encoding VF530 family protein, producing the protein MSQQQPNNPLHGLTLEKILTRLVEHYGWRGLYAEINVNCFYSDPSIKSSLKFLRRTQWARDKVEALYIDTFC; encoded by the coding sequence ATGAGTCAACAACAACCCAACAATCCGCTCCATGGTCTTACTTTGGAAAAAATTCTAACCCGATTGGTGGAACATTATGGTTGGCGTGGGTTATACGCAGAAATTAATGTGAACTGCTTTTACAGCGACCCATCCATTAAGTCCTCGTTGAAGTTTTTGCGCCGCACCCAGTGGGCAAGAGATAAAGTGGAAGCGCTTTACATCGATACATTTTGCTAA